TTGCACCCGCCGTCGAACCCGCCGGTCCCGCGCGAACTTCGGGTCTGGTCGCGATCCTCGACCAGACCCGCTACGTTCTCGGCGAGAACAAGGTCACGGGCTTTTCCTTCGCCCTGCTGATCGTGATTCTGCTTGCCGCGGTCTTCGGCCCGTATGTCGTGCCGTACGATCCGCTCGCCTCGGACACGGCGGCGGCGCTGAAAGCACCGTCGGCCGCGCACTGGTTCGGCACCGATCAGCTCGGCCGCGACATCTTCAGCCGTGTCGTGGTGGCGACGCGGCTCGATACCTTCATCGCGGTCGCCTCCGTCGTGCTGGTGTTCCTGATGGGCGGGCTTGCCGGCATCGCGGCGGGCTATTTCGGCGGCTGGACCGACCGTATCGTCGGCCGCATCGCCGACACCATCATGGCGTTCCCGCTGTTCGTGCTGGCGATGGGCATCGTCGCGGCGCTCGGCAACACTGTGCAGAACATCATTCTGGCCACGGCCATCGTCAACTTCCCGCTCTATGCCCGCGTCGCGCGCGCCGAAGCCAACGTCCGCCGCAATGCCGGCTTTGTGCAAGCCGCGCGGCTGTCGGGCAACGGCGAATTCCGCATCCTGCTGGTGCATATCCTGCCGAACATCATGCCGATCATGATCGTGCAGATGTCGCTGACCATGGGTTACGCCATTTTGAATGCCGCCGGCCTGTCTTTCATCGGCCTCGGTGTCCGGCCGCCGACCGCCGAATGGGGCATCATGGTCGCGGAAGGGGCGGGCTTCATGGTCTCCGGTGAATGGTGGATCGCGCTGTTCCCCGGCCTCGCGCTGATGATCGCCGTGTTCTGCTTCAATCTCCTCGGCGACGGCCTGCGCGATATCGTCGATCCCCAGCGGAGGACGTGATGGTCGATTTTCCGCGAAGATTCTTCAATGATTCCAATGCCGCTCTACTGTGCATGGGGTTGTTTTTGAGCGTCTTGGGCGAGGGGAGGTATCCATGACCGCCCAGCCACTGCTCGACGTCCAGGACCTCACGGTCGAATTCACCACCCGCCGCGGCATCGTCAAGGCCGTGCAGCACGTCAACATCTCCGTGGCCAAGGGCGAGACGCTTGCCATCGTCGGCGAGTCCGGCTCCGGCAAGTCGGTGACGTCTTACGCGGTGATGCGCATCCTCGACCGCGCCGGCAGGATCGCCGAGGGCTCGGTGATGTTTTCCGGCATCGACGTCAAGGCCGCGACCGAAGACCAGATGCGCGACCTGCGCGGCCGTGAAGTCTCGATGATCTTCCAGAACCCGCGCGCGGCGCTCAACCCGATCCGCAAGGTCGGCGACCAGATCGAGGACGTGCTGCGCACCCATGTGCAGCAGGCCCAGGTCACAGATCGCGGCGAGAAGGCGATCGAGGCGCTGGAGCAGGTCAAGATCGCCCGCCCGCGCGAGCGCTATCACGCCTATCCGTTCGAGCTGTCCGGCGGCATGTGCCAGCGCGTCGTCATCGCGCTCGCGCTCGCCTGCAATCCGCAATTGCTGATCGCGGACGAGCCGACCACCGGCCTCGACGTCACCACCCAGAAGGCGGTGATGGATCTGATCGTCGAGCTGACCAAGCGCAAGGCGATGTCGACCATCCTGATCACCCACGATCTTGGCCTCGCCGCTGCCTATTGCGACCGCGTCGTGGTGATGGAGAAGGGCCGGGTGGTCGAGACCGCCAAGGCCGCCGACATTTTTGCCAATCCGCAGCACCCCTACACCAAGAAGCTCATGCGCGCGACACCGCGGCTTGGTGTGTCGTTGCGGGATTTGCTGCCCGAAGAGGAGGGCGCTGCCTTCGCCTCTCCCCGCGTGCGGGAAGAGGCCGACGCGCAAAGCGGGGCGAGGGAGAAGACACCCCTCCTGCGCATCGAAAAGCTCGTCAAGGAATACCCCCGCCAGGGCGCCACCGCCACGCTCGGAAAACTGTTCGGCCGCAAGCCGCCTGTGGAGCCGGATGTGTTCCGTGCCGTCGACGGCATCAGCTTCGCGATCGGCCATGGCGAGAGCGTCGGCCTGGTCGGCGAATCCGGCTGCGGCAAATCGACCACGTCGATGATGCTGATGCGGCTCCTGGACCAGACCTCCGGCCTGATCCAGTTCGACGGCGAGGACATCGGCGGCATCGCGCCAACTTCGTTTGCCCGGCTGCCGCAGCGCAGCCGCATCCAGATGGTGTTCCAGGATCCGACCGACAGCCTCAACCCGCGCTTCACCGCCGCGCGCGCCATTGTCGATCCGATCATGCAGCTCGGCGGCATCAGGGGCCGCGACGGGCTCCGCACCCGCTGCGAGGACCTGGCCACCATGGTCGGCCTGCCGCACAATCTGCTCGATCGCTTCCCGCACCAGCTCTCCGGCGGCCAGAAGGCCCGCGTCGGCATCGCCCGCGCCATCGCGCTGCATCCAAAGCTCGTCATCCTGGACGAGCCGACGGCGGCGCTCGACGTCTCGGTGCAGGCTGTCGTCCTGAATCTGCTTCAGGACCTGAAGGCGCGGCTAGGTATGAGCTATCTGTTCGTCTCGCATGATTTGAATGTAGTGCGCTTGTTGTGCGATCGTGTCATTGTGATGCGGACGGGGCGGATCGTCGAAGAGGGCTGTTCCGAGAAGGTCTTGAGCGATCCGCAGGACGACTACACCAAGGAGCTGCTGACGGCGATCCCGCATCCGCCGTTGCAGGTACACTGAGAGTGCACTGATTGTTTGGGAGCGTGATGGCCGAGCCGCTGGACGATTATATCGACGCCGTATCGAAAGCGCTGGCGCTGCCGGTCAAGGAGGCCTGGCGGCCCGCGGTGCGCGCCAATCTCGAAGTGTCGCTGCGGCTTGGCCGCATGGTCGACGAATTCGTGCTGCCGGACGAGACCGAGCCGGCGCCGATCTTCACGGTCTGACGCTGCCATGACCACCAAGCCAGAGATGACGGCCTCCGAGATTGCGACCGCGGTTGCGGGCGGCAAGATGTCGGCGCTCGATGCCACTGAAGCGGCGCTCGCGCGCATCAAGCAGCACGACGGCATTCTCAATTCCTTCACCGACGTCACCGCCGACCGCGCGCGTGCGAAGGCGCGCGCGATCGATGCCGATATCGCGGCCGAAAAGACCGTCGGCCCGCTCGCCGGCGTGCCTTTTGCCGTGAAGAACCTGTTCGACGTCGCGGGTCTGCCCACGCGGGCCGGCTCGAAGATCAACCGCGATCTTGCGCCCGCCAAGCGCGACGCCACGCTGATCGAGCGCATGGAAGCCGCCGGCGCCGTGTTGGTCGGTGCGCTCAACATGGGCGAATACGCCTACGACTTCACCGGCGAGAACGTCCATGACGGTCCCTCGTGCAACCCGCATGACACCACGCGCATGACCGGTGGCTCCTCCGGCGGCTCGGGGAGCGCCGTCGGCGGCGCGCTGGTGCCGATCGCGCTCGGCTCGGACACCAACGGTTCGATCCGCGTGCCGTCCTCGTTCTGCGGCATCTTCGGCCTGAAGCCGACCTATGGGCGGCTGTCGCGGGCGCGCTCGTTCCCGTTCGTGGCAAGCCTCGATCATCTCGGCCCGTTCGCCCGATCCGTCACCGATCTCGCGCTCGCCTATGACGCGATGCAGGGCCCGGATGCCGACGATGCCGCCTGCACCACGCGTGGCCTGGAACCGACGCTGCCGCTGATCGCCAATCCGGTTTCGGATTTGCGCATCGCAATCGCCGGGGGCTATTTTCAGAAGAACGTGTTTCCGGAAGCTGTCGAAGCCATCGGCCGTATCGCCAAGGCGCTTGGCGCGACGAAAGTGGTCGATGTGCCCGAAGCCGCGCGCGCCCGCGCAGCAGCCTACGTCATCACCACCACGGAAGGTGCCTCGCTGCATCTTGATCGCCTGCGCAGGCGCCCGAACGATTTCGATCCGGCCGTGCGCGACCGGCTGATCGCCGGCGCCATGGTGCCCGCGCCGCTGGTCGATCGCGCGCAAAAATTCCGCCGCTGGTATCGCGCGCAATTCGCAGAGATCTTCAAGTCCGTCGACGTGCTGATCGCACCGGCGACGCCCTGCACCGCGCCAAAACTCGGCCAGGTCAACTTCAACCTCGACGGCGTCGAGTTGCCGGTGCGCGCCAATATCGGCATCCACACCCAGCCGATCTCGTTCATCGGCTTGCCCGTGGTTGCCGTGCCGGTGCCGCTCGAGCCACTGCCGATCGGCGTGCAGATCATTGCTGCGCCCTGGCGCGAGGACATCGCGCTGCGCGTCGCCTACGCTTTGGAAAAGATGGGCGTTGCCGCCGCGCCGTCGCCAAGGGGACTTTAAGAGGAATTTGAGATGGAGATCGATCTCCCCGACGTGATCGCGGAAGTCAAAGCCGCGTTCGAGCGCTATGAGCAGGCCCTCGTCAGCAATGACGTCGCCGTGCTCGGCGAGCTGCTTCGCAACGATCCCCGCACGCTGCGCTACGGCATCGGCGAGAACCTCTACGGCTATGAGGCGATCTCCGGCTTCCGCGCGGGCCGCTCGCCGGTCGGCCTCAACCGACGCACCGCCAAGACCGTGATTTCGAGTTATGGTCGCGACACGGCCGTTGCCTCCACTCTGTTCTATCGCGACACGGCTCCCGGCAGGGTCGGCCGGCAGATGCAGACCTGGATTCGCTTCCCGGAGGGCTGGCGCGTCGTCGCGGCCCATGTCAGCATCATCGACGAGTCGAAAGAGACCTGACCGTATGACGCTTGACGATTTTCCGCCCGGGACACTGCCGGCCGAGCCGGTGGTGCCGCGCGTCGACCGTGCCTCGCCATCGGTGCAGAAGGTCACGCGCGCCGAGGAACTGCGTCTCCAGCTTGCCGACGAGATCGTGCGTGGAACTCTCGCACCCGGCGCGCCGCTGGACGAGACCGACATCGCGCGGCGCTTCAGCGTTTCCCGCACGCCCGTGCGCGAAGCCTTGCGCCAGCTCGTCGCGAGCGGCCTCGTCGAATCGCGGGCCCATCGCGGTGCGGTGGTGGCGCAACCCTCGGTCGAGCGGCTGACAAGCATGTTCGAGGCGATGGCGGAGCTGGAGGCGCTGTGCGCCGGTCTTGCCGCCGAGCGCATGTCGGCTGCCGAGCGTCACGGTCTCGAAGCCATCCACGAAGAGCTGCGCGTGCTCAGCTACGCCGGCAATCCCGACCGCTTCCACGAGGTCAACGAGCGTTTCCACAACGCGATCTATGCGGGATCGCAGAACGGCTACATCGCCGAGATCACGCTGGCGACGCGGGTCCGCGTGCAGCCGTTCCGCCGCGCCCAGTTCCGCAATCTCGGCCGTCTCGCAAAATCGCAGGCCGAGCACGACCGCGTCGTCGTCGCCATCATGCGCGGCGACAAGCAGGGCGCTACGGCGGCGATGCGCGCGCATATCGAGCTGGTGCGCGGGGAGTATGAGATCTACGCGGTGTCGGTGTGATACGGCCTATGCTGTCGCGGCTTCCTTCATATACGCGCGCCAGCCGCCATACGCCGTGATATCCCGCGCTTCGCCCAGCACTTCCGGCTCGACGAGAAACCCCTTCACGCTGCGGCCATCCGCAAGCCGGATCGTGCCAATCGCCATCGGCGCGGGAATCGCGTTGACGAACTTGCCGAAGGCCGATGACGACAGCGACCAGATCTCCAGCTCGATCGGCGCACCCGTGCCGGCTTCGACGCGCAGCAGGCCAGGCTTCGGCGGCGTAGTCTTCAGCGCGTAGAGCTTGTAGTCCGGCGCGGTCCTGGTCGCCTCGATCAGCGTTGCGTTCAGCGTCTTCAACTCGCCGTTCAGCGCCATGCCGGAGAGATGCGCGCCGACCACGGCGATCGGGATCTCGTCGCCGCTGTTTGCGGGAAGCGGCGCGAGCGGTGCTTGCGCAACACCCTTGGCGCCGACAGTGAGCTTCGTATCCGCATGGAACACGCGGCCGATGCTCGCGAGCTGCGCATCGCGTCCCGTCGGCGCCAGCAGCGTGATGCCGAACGGAATGCCGTCCGCGCGCATCGCCGCCGGCACGGCGAGACCGCAGAGATCGAGCAAGTTCACAAAGTTGGTGTAGGTCCCGAGCCGGCTGTTGAGCTCGATCGGATTGGCCATCACCTGCGCGGTCGTATAGGCCGTCGGTGCCGTCGGTAGCACCAATGCGTCGATATTCGCAAACGTCCGCTCGGCGATCTTGCGCAGGCCCTGCAAGCGATAGAGTGCAGAGAAGGTCTCCGCCGCCGTCAGCCGTGCGCCCGCCGCGGTGATCTCGCGCGTCACCGGATGAATCGAATCAGGCGCTGAGGCCAGCAGATTCTTGATCACGAGATAGCGCTCGGCAACCCACGGCCCCTCATAGAGCAGCCGCGCCGTCTCGTAGAAAGGCTCGAGGTCGAACTCGACCAGCTCGGCGCCGAGTGCGGTCCAGCGCTTCAAGGCTTCGCCGTAAGCGGCCTCCGCCTTCTTGTCGCCGAAAAAGATCAGCTGCCCGTTGCGCGGCACGCCCAAGCGCAGATTTATAGGGAACGGCGTGATCGTGCCCAGCGGCCGGTCGCGTGAGAACGGATCGGCCTGATCAGGCCCCGTCATCACCGACAGCGCGAGCGCGGCATCATCCACCGTCAGCGCAAACACCGAGATGCAGTCGAGCGTGCGACAGGCCGGAACCAGGCCCGCGGTCGAGATCATGCCGAGGCTCGGCTTCAGCCCGACGATGTTGTTGAGCATCGCCGGCACGCGCCCGCTGCCGGCCGTGTCGGTGCCGAGCGATAGCGGCACGAGGCCAGCGCCGACCGCCACAGCCGAGCCCGAGCTCGATCCGCCGGGAATGAGGTCCTCACGAATCGCATTTTTGGGAATGCCATAGGGCGAGCGCACGCCGACCAGGCCGGTTGCGAACTGGTCGAGATTGGTTTTTCCGATGATGATGGCGCCGGCCGCGCGCAGCCGCTCCACCGCAGTCGAGTCGTGCGTGGGCGTATAGGAGAAGGCCGGGCAGGCCGCCGTGGTCGGAAAGCCCAGCGCGTCGATATTGTCCTTCACGGCGACCGGCACGCCGTAGAGCGGCAGGCTGCCGGCATCCTTCGAGGCGAGCTTCTCTGCATCCGCGATCGCGTCCTTCTCGTCGCGCAGGCTGATGAAGATGGCGGGGTCGTTGTGGTCGCGGATGCGCTGATAGGTCCGCGCGACCGTCTGCGCCGGCGTGACCGTGCCAGCGCGATGCGCGGCCACAATCGCGGCGATCGTTTCAGGCTGCTCAGCCCCCAATTCAGCCCCCATGGCGATAAAACTCCGGCAACTTGTCTTCACCCGGAATGAAGCAAGCGATGTGCCATTGTGTACATTATCCGGGCAGCGCGGTCGCTCCGGATATTATCGAAAGATCAGCAGCTTGTGGGATGTCTCGATGATCGATTGGGCGGGCATGCCAAGGCCCTGTTGCGGGCATTTGCCCAAATCATGAGCAGTCCGGATCAGGTGAAGCCAGCGAGAATCTGGAGCAGCCGCTCCCGGTTCGCCTTCCCGATCTTCTCCTCGACATGCCGCTCGTGCTCGGCGGCGAGCCGCTTGAATTTGGCCAGCGCCGTCTCACCCTGGCCCGTGAGATGCAGCGCGTGCGCGCGCCGGTCCGATTTCGACTTGATCCGCTTCACCAGCTTGCGCTGTTCGAGGCTGTCGAGCAGATGCACCAAACGGGCCCGCTCTATCCCGAGGCGTTTTGCCACTGCCATCTGCGAAAGCCCGGGGTTGGCGCCGATCACCGTCAGCACCGAATATTGCGTCGGCCGGATGTCGACGTCGCCGAGCGTCTTGATGAAATCCTGAAAAATCCAGATCTGGAAGCGCCGCACCGCGTACCCGGCGTGACCGAGCAGCGCATCAAGGCCGATCTCGTCCGCGTCGATCCGCGGCGTCGTGCCGTTGCCGGTGTGCTTGCGGAAAGAAGTCTGGACTGCGCTGGCTGTCACATCGTGTCTCCTGCCGGGCGACCTTAGCGCCTCGACGGTGCCAGCGGAAGATTGTTGTTGACGACAACAATTGCCGTACCCAACATTATGGCCAAAGCAGCCCGGAACGAGGCTGTCGCCGAGCCGGACGTTTCCCGGGGCGAGGAGGAAACCATGACGTCAGCCACTCGCGGTGACGCTTCGAGCCTGTTCGCAATGCCAAAGACCGTCGCCGAGCATCGCGCCGACGGCAGTATCGTGCTGCGCTCGCCGGAGCCCTTGGGCGACTGCGCGCGCTGCATCGGCGACTGGCTGGAGCATTTTGCGCGGCAGACGCCAGACAAGATCTTCCTCGCCGAGCGTGACAGCGCCGATACGCCGTGGGCCACCGTGACCTACGCGGGTGCCCTACGGCGGGTACGCGCGGCGGCAACCTGGATTCTGGCGCAAGGGCTCAGCGTCGAGCGCCCCATTGTCATCCTCTCCGACAACAGTATCGATCATGCGTTGCTCGCGCTGGCCGCCCAGCACGTCGGCGTTCCCACGGCCGCGATATCGCCGGCCTATTCGCTGATGTCGAAGGATTTCGACAAGCTCAAGAGCATGATCGCGCTGCTGGAGCCGGGCGCGATCTATGTTTCCGCGACAAAGCCGTTTGCGGCGGCGCTGGCCGCGATCAAGCCGCTGCACAAGGCGCAGATCATCAGCGGAAATGCTGGCGACGTCGATGCGCTCGCCTTCCGCACCGTCGCGGCAACGCCCGAAACTCCCGATGTCGCAACGGCCTTTGCCACAGTCACGCCTGACACGGTCGCAAAATTCCTGTTCACCTCGGGCTCGACCGGCACGCCCAAGGCGGTCATCAACACCCAGCGCATGCTGACCTCGAGCCAGCAGGCCAAGGCGCAGACCTGGACCTTTCTGGAACAGGGGCGCGGCGATCTCGTCATCCTCGACTGGCTGCCCTGGAGCCACACCTTCGGCGCCAACCACAATTTCAATCTGGTGCTGCGCAACGGCGGCGCACTCTATATCGACGGCGGCAAGCCCGCGCCCGGACTGTTTGCGACGTCGCTTGCGAACCTGAAAAGCGTGATGCCGACGGTCTATTTCAACGTGCCGCGTGGCTTCGACATGCTGATTGCCGCGCTCCGTGCCGACGAGGAGCTGCGCCGGCGTTTCTTCGGCGAGGTGAAGTTTGCCTTCTATGCCGGCGCCGCGCTGCCGCAAAATCTGTGGGACGCACTCGCAGAGCTTTCGATCGAGACTGTCGGCCGTGCGCTGCCGATGGTCTCGGCCTGGGGCTCGACCGAGACTTCGCCGCTGGCGACCGACTGCCATTTCCTTGCTGAGCGTTCCGGCAATATCGGCGTGCCGATTCCCGGAACGGAGCTCAAGCTCGTTACCTCCGGCGACAAGCTGGAGGTGCGCGTGCGCGGCCCCAATGTCACGCCCGGCTACTGGAAGGCGCCCGAGCTGACCAGGCAGGCTTTTGATGAGGAAGGCTTTTATCTCATCGGCGATGCCGTGAAGCTTGCGGACGTCGGCCGGCCCGAGCGCGGCCTGTTCTTCGACGGCCGTGTTGCGGAGGATTTCAAGCTCAATTCCGGCACCTGGGTCAGCGTCGGCACCTTGCGTGTCGCGGGCATCGCAGCCCTTGCGCCTCTGGCGCAGGACATCGTCGTCACCGGTCACGGCGGCGACGAGGTGCGGTTTCTGGTGTTTCCGAACATCGGCGCCTGTCGCGCTCATTCCGGTCTGCCGGAGGCGGCAGGCGTCAGTGATGTGTTGGCCCATGACAAGGTCAGGACTGCCATCGTGCGGGGGCTCTCAAGACTGAAGCAGCAGGGGGCCAATTCCTCCGGCCACGCCACGCGCGCGCTGCTGCTCGCCGAGCCGCCGTCGGTCGATGGCGGCGAGATCACCGACAAGGGCTACATCAACCAGCGCGCGGTGTTGACGCGGCGCGCGGATGCCGTGGCGCGGTTGAATGATGACGCGTCGGGTGAGTGGATCGGGTTGTAGCTAGTTGCTGATCAACCCGGTGTTAGGCAGGCTCGTCCCCCATCGTCATTGCGAGCGCAGCGAAGCAATCCAGAATCCCGCCGCGGAAAGACTCTGGATTGCTTCGCTTCGCTCGCAATGACGGGGGATGGAGCAGCAGCTCGCCCAAACACGCCAGCCATTCTGCGGCAATATCCTGCATGCTTCTTTTGTTGCCGAAGCAACTATTTCGTGCGAACCGTTCCGGACAGGGATGACGGCGCAGGAACCGCTGCGTCTGATCGGAGGAAACGATGCTCGGCAGAGAGGGTGCCGCGGGCAAATGCCAGCGCATGCCTGGAGGCGAATTGCGCCCGGCGCGTGGCCCGTCAGGCCCCGCTGCCGCCGGTCACTGCGCCGAGATTTTCGTGCAACCGGCGCAGCAGGTCGATCAGCACCTCGCGCTCGTCCTTGCTCAGACAGGACAGCAGGCGCCGCTCCCGTTCGAACGCAGCAACGATCACCTTGTCATGGGTGGCGCGGCCCTTCGCGGTCAGCGAGATCGAATGAGTCCGGCCGTCGTTCGGATCGGTGCGGATCGACACATGCCCGCGCTTCTCGAGGCCGGCGAGCGTGCGGCTCACCGGGCCCTTGTCGAAGCCGATGACGTGGCAGATGCGCGAGGCGGGGATGCCGGGCTCGATCGCCAGCAGCGACATGATCCGCCATTCCGTGACGTTGACGCCGAACTGCCGTTGATAACGCGCAGTCGCGCTGTTCGAGAGCTTGTTGGCGATAAAGGTGATGAACGCCGGGACGTAACGATCGAGATCGAGCGTCGGCCCGACGTCGGCGGGCGCAGGTTTTTGGCGGGATCTGGTCGAAGGCGGCATATCGGGAATCTGTCTCGCGGCGGGCCCAACGACCTAAGGGCAAGCGCCGCCCTTTCACAAGATCAAAATGAG
This portion of the Bradyrhizobium diazoefficiens genome encodes:
- the hpxZ gene encoding oxalurate catabolism protein HpxZ; translation: MEIDLPDVIAEVKAAFERYEQALVSNDVAVLGELLRNDPRTLRYGIGENLYGYEAISGFRAGRSPVGLNRRTAKTVISSYGRDTAVASTLFYRDTAPGRVGRQMQTWIRFPEGWRVVAAHVSIIDESKET
- a CDS encoding ABC transporter permease, yielding MSSVAPAVEPAGPARTSGLVAILDQTRYVLGENKVTGFSFALLIVILLAAVFGPYVVPYDPLASDTAAALKAPSAAHWFGTDQLGRDIFSRVVVATRLDTFIAVASVVLVFLMGGLAGIAAGYFGGWTDRIVGRIADTIMAFPLFVLAMGIVAALGNTVQNIILATAIVNFPLYARVARAEANVRRNAGFVQAARLSGNGEFRILLVHILPNIMPIMIVQMSLTMGYAILNAAGLSFIGLGVRPPTAEWGIMVAEGAGFMVSGEWWIALFPGLALMIAVFCFNLLGDGLRDIVDPQRRT
- a CDS encoding GntR family transcriptional regulator produces the protein MTLDDFPPGTLPAEPVVPRVDRASPSVQKVTRAEELRLQLADEIVRGTLAPGAPLDETDIARRFSVSRTPVREALRQLVASGLVESRAHRGAVVAQPSVERLTSMFEAMAELEALCAGLAAERMSAAERHGLEAIHEELRVLSYAGNPDRFHEVNERFHNAIYAGSQNGYIAEITLATRVRVQPFRRAQFRNLGRLAKSQAEHDRVVVAIMRGDKQGATAAMRAHIELVRGEYEIYAVSV
- a CDS encoding MarR family winged helix-turn-helix transcriptional regulator — its product is MPPSTRSRQKPAPADVGPTLDLDRYVPAFITFIANKLSNSATARYQRQFGVNVTEWRIMSLLAIEPGIPASRICHVIGFDKGPVSRTLAGLEKRGHVSIRTDPNDGRTHSISLTAKGRATHDKVIVAAFERERRLLSCLSKDEREVLIDLLRRLHENLGAVTGGSGA
- a CDS encoding DUF4089 domain-containing protein — encoded protein: MAEPLDDYIDAVSKALALPVKEAWRPAVRANLEVSLRLGRMVDEFVLPDETEPAPIFTV
- a CDS encoding feruloyl-CoA synthase, whose protein sequence is MTSATRGDASSLFAMPKTVAEHRADGSIVLRSPEPLGDCARCIGDWLEHFARQTPDKIFLAERDSADTPWATVTYAGALRRVRAAATWILAQGLSVERPIVILSDNSIDHALLALAAQHVGVPTAAISPAYSLMSKDFDKLKSMIALLEPGAIYVSATKPFAAALAAIKPLHKAQIISGNAGDVDALAFRTVAATPETPDVATAFATVTPDTVAKFLFTSGSTGTPKAVINTQRMLTSSQQAKAQTWTFLEQGRGDLVILDWLPWSHTFGANHNFNLVLRNGGALYIDGGKPAPGLFATSLANLKSVMPTVYFNVPRGFDMLIAALRADEELRRRFFGEVKFAFYAGAALPQNLWDALAELSIETVGRALPMVSAWGSTETSPLATDCHFLAERSGNIGVPIPGTELKLVTSGDKLEVRVRGPNVTPGYWKAPELTRQAFDEEGFYLIGDAVKLADVGRPERGLFFDGRVAEDFKLNSGTWVSVGTLRVAGIAALAPLAQDIVVTGHGGDEVRFLVFPNIGACRAHSGLPEAAGVSDVLAHDKVRTAIVRGLSRLKQQGANSSGHATRALLLAEPPSVDGGEITDKGYINQRAVLTRRADAVARLNDDASGEWIGL
- a CDS encoding MarR family winged helix-turn-helix transcriptional regulator; the protein is MTASAVQTSFRKHTGNGTTPRIDADEIGLDALLGHAGYAVRRFQIWIFQDFIKTLGDVDIRPTQYSVLTVIGANPGLSQMAVAKRLGIERARLVHLLDSLEQRKLVKRIKSKSDRRAHALHLTGQGETALAKFKRLAAEHERHVEEKIGKANRERLLQILAGFT
- a CDS encoding dipeptide ABC transporter ATP-binding protein; amino-acid sequence: MTAQPLLDVQDLTVEFTTRRGIVKAVQHVNISVAKGETLAIVGESGSGKSVTSYAVMRILDRAGRIAEGSVMFSGIDVKAATEDQMRDLRGREVSMIFQNPRAALNPIRKVGDQIEDVLRTHVQQAQVTDRGEKAIEALEQVKIARPRERYHAYPFELSGGMCQRVVIALALACNPQLLIADEPTTGLDVTTQKAVMDLIVELTKRKAMSTILITHDLGLAAAYCDRVVVMEKGRVVETAKAADIFANPQHPYTKKLMRATPRLGVSLRDLLPEEEGAAFASPRVREEADAQSGAREKTPLLRIEKLVKEYPRQGATATLGKLFGRKPPVEPDVFRAVDGISFAIGHGESVGLVGESGCGKSTTSMMLMRLLDQTSGLIQFDGEDIGGIAPTSFARLPQRSRIQMVFQDPTDSLNPRFTAARAIVDPIMQLGGIRGRDGLRTRCEDLATMVGLPHNLLDRFPHQLSGGQKARVGIARAIALHPKLVILDEPTAALDVSVQAVVLNLLQDLKARLGMSYLFVSHDLNVVRLLCDRVIVMRTGRIVEEGCSEKVLSDPQDDYTKELLTAIPHPPLQVH
- the atzF gene encoding allophanate hydrolase — its product is MGAELGAEQPETIAAIVAAHRAGTVTPAQTVARTYQRIRDHNDPAIFISLRDEKDAIADAEKLASKDAGSLPLYGVPVAVKDNIDALGFPTTAACPAFSYTPTHDSTAVERLRAAGAIIIGKTNLDQFATGLVGVRSPYGIPKNAIREDLIPGGSSSGSAVAVGAGLVPLSLGTDTAGSGRVPAMLNNIVGLKPSLGMISTAGLVPACRTLDCISVFALTVDDAALALSVMTGPDQADPFSRDRPLGTITPFPINLRLGVPRNGQLIFFGDKKAEAAYGEALKRWTALGAELVEFDLEPFYETARLLYEGPWVAERYLVIKNLLASAPDSIHPVTREITAAGARLTAAETFSALYRLQGLRKIAERTFANIDALVLPTAPTAYTTAQVMANPIELNSRLGTYTNFVNLLDLCGLAVPAAMRADGIPFGITLLAPTGRDAQLASIGRVFHADTKLTVGAKGVAQAPLAPLPANSGDEIPIAVVGAHLSGMALNGELKTLNATLIEATRTAPDYKLYALKTTPPKPGLLRVEAGTGAPIELEIWSLSSSAFGKFVNAIPAPMAIGTIRLADGRSVKGFLVEPEVLGEARDITAYGGWRAYMKEAATA
- a CDS encoding AtzE family amidohydrolase, encoding MTTKPEMTASEIATAVAGGKMSALDATEAALARIKQHDGILNSFTDVTADRARAKARAIDADIAAEKTVGPLAGVPFAVKNLFDVAGLPTRAGSKINRDLAPAKRDATLIERMEAAGAVLVGALNMGEYAYDFTGENVHDGPSCNPHDTTRMTGGSSGGSGSAVGGALVPIALGSDTNGSIRVPSSFCGIFGLKPTYGRLSRARSFPFVASLDHLGPFARSVTDLALAYDAMQGPDADDAACTTRGLEPTLPLIANPVSDLRIAIAGGYFQKNVFPEAVEAIGRIAKALGATKVVDVPEAARARAAAYVITTTEGASLHLDRLRRRPNDFDPAVRDRLIAGAMVPAPLVDRAQKFRRWYRAQFAEIFKSVDVLIAPATPCTAPKLGQVNFNLDGVELPVRANIGIHTQPISFIGLPVVAVPVPLEPLPIGVQIIAAPWREDIALRVAYALEKMGVAAAPSPRGL